One Comamonas endophytica DNA window includes the following coding sequences:
- the murI gene encoding glutamate racemase produces MHHFPIGIFDSGIGGLSVLQALRGELPQEQLVYVADSGHAPYGERDEAFVQQRTGAIARHLRAQYGIKALVIACNTATAAAVEQLRREMPDLLLIGVEPALKPAAQSSQTHHVGVMATRGTVGSARFARLLAEHSQHTRFSVQACDGLALAIEQATEQPAPARLEDGALWAHCARHTAALGRFGRNAGEIDTLVLGCTHYIFVKDELRALLGPDIALIDTGSAVARQVRRLLEQAGLLAPEGLAPRIELFATGGLNSLQAAAQRWLGLPAGSCAHIDIG; encoded by the coding sequence ATGCACCACTTCCCCATCGGCATCTTCGACAGCGGCATCGGCGGCCTCAGCGTCCTGCAGGCGCTGCGCGGCGAGCTGCCGCAGGAGCAGCTGGTCTATGTCGCAGACAGCGGCCACGCACCCTATGGCGAGCGCGACGAGGCCTTCGTGCAGCAGCGCACGGGCGCCATCGCGCGCCACCTGCGCGCGCAATACGGCATCAAGGCGCTGGTCATTGCCTGCAACACCGCCACCGCCGCAGCCGTCGAGCAATTGCGCCGCGAGATGCCCGACCTGCTGCTGATCGGCGTCGAGCCCGCGCTCAAGCCCGCGGCGCAAAGCAGCCAGACGCACCATGTGGGCGTGATGGCCACGCGCGGCACGGTGGGCAGCGCGCGCTTCGCGCGCCTGCTGGCCGAGCATTCGCAGCACACGCGCTTTTCGGTGCAGGCCTGCGACGGGCTGGCCCTGGCCATCGAGCAGGCCACCGAGCAGCCCGCGCCCGCGCGGCTGGAGGACGGCGCACTTTGGGCGCACTGCGCGCGCCACACCGCGGCATTGGGCCGTTTCGGTCGCAACGCCGGCGAGATCGACACCCTGGTGCTGGGCTGCACCCATTACATCTTCGTCAAGGACGAGCTGCGCGCGCTGCTCGGCCCCGACATCGCGCTGATCGACACCGGCAGCGCCGTCGCGCGCCAGGTGCGGCGCCTGCTGGAGCAGGCCGGACTGCTCGCGCCCGAGGGCCTGGCGCCGCGGATCGAGCTGTTCGCGACCGGCGGGCTCAACAGCCTGCAGGCGGCGGCGCAGCGCTGGCTCGGGCTGCCAGCGGGATCCTGCGCGCATATCGACATCGGCTGA
- a CDS encoding ankyrin repeat domain-containing protein, with product MAARLGHLDIAKALLAAGAGFTAVEQSQHSAAMLATGNGHLPVVEALRCAGADLGIELQRAQRSAIPP from the coding sequence ATGGCCGCGCGCCTGGGCCATCTCGACATCGCCAAGGCGCTGCTCGCCGCAGGCGCCGGCTTCACTGCGGTCGAGCAAAGCCAGCACTCCGCCGCAATGCTTGCGACCGGAAACGGGCACCTGCCTGTGGTCGAAGCGCTGCGGTGCGCCGGGGCCGATCTCGGTATCGAACTGCAACGGGCGCAAAGATCGGCAATCCCGCCATGA